In Mucilaginibacter celer, one DNA window encodes the following:
- a CDS encoding endonuclease/exonuclease/phosphatase family protein, whose translation MIKKRQGIFGRILLWINLFFCVALLISYLAPYVDPRKAWLIAFFGLGYPPLLLCNIIMMLYWLLRKRWQFLFSLVSILVGWTVLTNNIGFRFSSGFSKAPGLDVIRAMTYNVHNFKHFGFVNDISTKHEILELINQEQPDVIGFEEFFTRNKGQYEMRDSICRVLGTTYFYFEPFNFNYLEAIGMAIFSKYPIVNHGLIHLSDERGSGNQCLYVDVKKGTKMFRYYAIHLQSINFNPEDYKYLDSVSKKGKTDLEATKKLGSKLKLAFMKRSEQVFKIKAHAAQCPYPYIIAGDFNDTPSSFAVNQMAKGLTNTFREKGSGLGRTYNGDFPNYQIDYIMTSPQFETLSYKVIEKKLSDHYPLRSDLTLN comes from the coding sequence ATGATAAAAAAAAGGCAAGGCATATTCGGCAGGATCCTGTTATGGATCAACCTGTTTTTTTGCGTGGCTTTGCTTATCAGTTACCTGGCGCCTTATGTCGATCCGCGTAAGGCCTGGCTTATCGCCTTTTTCGGGCTGGGTTACCCCCCTTTATTGCTTTGTAATATCATTATGATGCTATATTGGCTGCTGCGCAAACGCTGGCAGTTTTTATTTTCGCTTGTAAGTATTTTGGTGGGATGGACGGTGCTTACCAACAATATCGGCTTCAGGTTTAGTTCGGGTTTCAGCAAAGCTCCCGGGCTTGATGTAATCAGGGCTATGACCTACAATGTGCATAATTTTAAACACTTTGGCTTTGTAAATGATATTTCAACCAAGCACGAGATACTTGAATTAATTAACCAGGAGCAGCCCGATGTAATTGGTTTTGAAGAGTTTTTTACCCGCAATAAAGGCCAGTACGAAATGCGCGACTCGATTTGCAGGGTATTGGGTACAACTTACTTTTATTTTGAGCCTTTTAACTTTAATTACCTCGAGGCTATTGGCATGGCCATTTTTTCAAAATACCCAATTGTTAACCATGGCCTCATCCACCTGTCAGACGAACGGGGTTCGGGCAATCAATGCCTTTATGTTGATGTTAAAAAAGGCACCAAAATGTTCAGGTACTATGCCATTCACCTGCAATCCATCAACTTTAACCCGGAGGATTATAAATACCTCGATAGCGTATCAAAAAAAGGCAAAACCGATTTGGAGGCTACCAAAAAACTGGGCAGCAAGCTTAAGCTGGCATTTATGAAGCGCAGCGAGCAGGTGTTTAAAATTAAGGCTCACGCTGCACAATGCCCCTACCCCTATATTATTGCCGGCGATTTTAATGATACCCCCTCATCCTTTGCGGTTAACCAGATGGCAAAAGGCCTTACCAATACGTTCAGGGAAAAAGGGTCGGGCCTGGGGCGTACCTATAACGGCGATTTCCCTAACTACCAAATTGATTACATCATGACCAGCCCCCAGTTTGAAACGCTGAGTTATAAGGTGATCGAAAAAAAGCTTTCAGACCACTACCCTCTTCGCAGCGATCTCACCCTCAATTAA